From the genome of Ananas comosus cultivar F153 linkage group 18, ASM154086v1, whole genome shotgun sequence, one region includes:
- the LOC109723867 gene encoding germin-like protein 5-1 — translation MARSTSSLLALFSLLFLFLSPSLATDPDLLQDICAANFASPVKVNGFACKADATADDFSFKGLATPGATNNTYGSLVTAANVEKIPGLNTLGVSMARIDYAPGGINPPHTHPRATEIVFVLEGELDVGFITTANKLTAKTICAGEVFVFPRGLVHFQKNNGGKPAAVIAAFNSQLPGTQSIALTLFAATPPVPDNVLTKAFQISTKEAEKIKSRLAPKK, via the exons ATGGCCAGGTCCACTAGTTCTCTCCTTgctctcttctccctcctctttctcttcctctccccctccctcgcCACCGATCCCGACCTGCTCCAAGACATCTGCGCCGCCAATTTCGCCTCCC CCGTGAAGGTGAATGGATTCGCGTGCAAGGCGGACGCGACGGCAGACGACTTCTCCTTCAAGGGGCTGGCGACGCCGGGCGCCACCAACAACACCTACGGCTCTCTGGTAACCGCCGCCAATGTCGAGAAGATCCCGGGCCTCAACACATTGGGCGTGTCCATGGCGCGCATCGACTACGCTCCGGGGGGGATCAACCCTCCCCACACGCACCCGCGCGCCACCGAGATCGTGTTCGTCCTCGAAGGCGAGCTCGACGTCGGATTCATCACCACCGCCAACAAGCTCACCGCTAAGACCATCTGCGCGGGGGAGGTGTTCGTGTTCCCGCGGGGCCTCGTCCACTTCCAGAAGAACAACGGCGGCAAGCCGGCTGCGGTGATCGCGGCATTCAACAGCCAGCTGCCGGGGACGCAGTCCATCGCACTCACGCTCTTCGCGGCCACGCCGCCCGTGCCGGACAACGTGCTCACCAAGGCCTTCCAGATCAGCACCAAGGAGGCCGAGAAGATCAAATCCCGCCTTGcgccaaaaaaataa